One region of Schistocerca gregaria isolate iqSchGreg1 chromosome 7, iqSchGreg1.2, whole genome shotgun sequence genomic DNA includes:
- the LOC126282367 gene encoding myelin regulatory factor-like, which produces MRPARPAGETRAASASRASGLRRNVWPSGVKGVRGCGAASDYISAPAPAPESAVNAPCPDVKFLPELCSARRKLLRLQLPPCSACVIAPSYAPGRRADVAAAGGGEALVITRINGTVCPAAPRRVALMSRPHPPPPPPQPPSPSPRPPFF; this is translated from the exons ATGCGCCCGGCGCGCCCGGCGGGAGAAACTCGCGCTGCCTCCGCCTCTCGTGCCAGCGGACTGCGTCGAAACGTGTGGCCATCTGGGGTAAAAGGGGTGCGGGGGTGCGGGGCGGCGAGCGATTATATTTCAGCCCCTGCTCCTGCCCCCGAGTCGGCAGTGAACGCCCCCTGCCCCGACGTCAAGTTCCTCCCGGAGCTCTGCTCAGCCCGGCGAAAGTTGCTGCGCTTGCAGCTACCCCCCTGCTCTGCGTGCGTTATTGCACCTAGCTACGCGCCGGGACGTCGTG CCGACGTCGCCGCCGCAGGGGGAGGCGAAGCCCTGGTAATTACACGCATTAATGGCACTGTTtgccccgccgcgccgcgccgcgtcgcGCTTATGAGCCGCCCTCAcccgcccccaccaccaccccaaccGCCCTCGCCGTCCCCGCGGCCGCCATTCTTTTAA